The following coding sequences lie in one Mycobacterium sp. DL440 genomic window:
- a CDS encoding TfoX/Sxy family protein — MAFDADLADRIRELTATESGLDEKRMFGGLAFLINGNMAVAASREGGLMVRVARADSDTLLQRAHVEPMVMGGREMRGWLRIAGPGIKTRRQLQTWVARGIDYAKSLPPK, encoded by the coding sequence ATGGCCTTCGACGCCGATCTGGCCGACCGTATCCGCGAATTGACGGCAACCGAGAGCGGTCTCGACGAGAAGCGCATGTTCGGTGGGTTGGCGTTCCTGATCAACGGCAACATGGCCGTCGCGGCCAGCCGCGAGGGCGGCCTGATGGTGCGGGTCGCGCGGGCCGACAGCGACACACTGCTGCAGCGTGCCCATGTCGAGCCGATGGTCATGGGTGGCCGGGAGATGCGGGGATGGCTGCGGATCGCGGGCCCGGGCATCAAGACCAGACGCCAGCTCCAAACGTGGGTCGCCCGCGGTATCGACTACGCCAAGAGCCTGCCGCCCAAATAG
- a CDS encoding nitroreductase/quinone reductase family protein has product MVDLRDLKRRIVHGAQRRIVNPVGRQLPVTMLETVGRKSGQPRHTAVGGRVIGDQFWMVSEHGDRSHYVLNIKANPAVRLRINGHWRTGTAHLLPDDDPVARLTELPTLNSAVVRAMGSDLLTLRIDLD; this is encoded by the coding sequence ATGGTGGATCTTCGTGATCTGAAGCGACGCATCGTCCACGGCGCCCAACGCCGCATCGTCAACCCGGTCGGGCGCCAGCTGCCCGTCACCATGCTGGAGACCGTCGGCCGCAAATCCGGCCAACCGCGGCACACCGCCGTGGGCGGCCGGGTGATCGGCGATCAGTTCTGGATGGTCTCCGAGCACGGCGACCGGTCCCATTACGTGCTCAACATCAAGGCCAATCCCGCTGTGCGGCTCCGGATCAACGGGCATTGGCGGACGGGGACGGCGCACCTGCTGCCCGACGACGACCCGGTCGCAAGACTGACAGAGCTGCCGACGCTCAACAGCGCGGTGGTCCGCGCCATGGGCAGCGATCTGCTCACCCTCCGCATCGACCTCGACTGA
- the cycA gene encoding D-serine/D-alanine/glycine transporter — protein MTSDTSTDERHLSRQLSNRHIQLIAIGGAIGTGLFMGSGKTISLAGPSVLFVYMIIGFMLFFVMRAMGELLLSNLHYKSFADFAADLLGPWAGFFTGWTYWFCWIVTGVADVVVIAGYVSFWWPDLPLWIPALATVVVLIGLNLPTVRAFGETEFWFALIKIVAIVTLIVIGLVMIFTHFKAPTGAEASFANLWNDGGFFPTGPMGFVAGFQIATFAFVGIELVGTTAAEAKDPERNLPKAINSIPVRVMLFYVAALTIIIAVTPWREIDPSLSPFVAMFSLAGLGIAASVVNFVVLTSATSSANSGIYSTSRMVYGLATEGDAPTLFGRLTSRRVPANALFLSGVFLLTGVVMVAAGDSIVAAFTLVTTISSLCFIFVWTIILVSYLVYRKRRPELHEASKFKMPGGVVMCYVVLAFFAFLLWAFTQKADTLQAELVTPAWFLVLGIAWLVLRRRPGHLAREAAFHADLESKDSD, from the coding sequence GTGACGTCAGATACATCCACGGACGAACGGCACCTTTCCCGTCAGCTGTCGAACCGGCACATCCAGCTGATCGCGATCGGCGGAGCGATCGGAACGGGCCTGTTCATGGGTTCCGGCAAGACCATTTCGCTGGCCGGCCCGTCGGTGCTCTTCGTCTACATGATCATCGGCTTCATGCTGTTCTTCGTCATGCGGGCCATGGGCGAATTGCTGCTGTCCAACCTGCATTACAAGTCGTTCGCGGATTTCGCCGCAGACCTGCTCGGCCCGTGGGCGGGGTTCTTCACCGGCTGGACATACTGGTTCTGCTGGATCGTCACCGGTGTCGCCGACGTCGTGGTGATCGCTGGGTACGTGTCCTTCTGGTGGCCGGACCTGCCGCTGTGGATACCGGCACTGGCCACGGTCGTGGTGCTCATCGGACTGAACCTGCCGACCGTGCGGGCCTTCGGTGAGACCGAGTTCTGGTTCGCCTTGATCAAGATCGTCGCGATCGTGACGTTGATCGTCATCGGCCTCGTGATGATCTTCACCCACTTCAAGGCACCCACGGGCGCCGAAGCATCCTTCGCCAACCTGTGGAACGACGGCGGCTTCTTCCCCACCGGCCCAATGGGATTCGTGGCCGGGTTCCAGATCGCGACTTTCGCATTCGTTGGAATCGAGTTGGTGGGCACCACCGCCGCCGAGGCCAAGGACCCGGAACGCAACCTGCCCAAGGCGATCAACTCGATCCCCGTGCGCGTCATGCTCTTCTATGTCGCCGCTCTGACCATCATCATCGCGGTCACACCGTGGCGCGAGATCGACCCCAGCCTCAGCCCGTTCGTGGCCATGTTCAGCCTCGCGGGCCTGGGAATCGCCGCGTCGGTGGTCAACTTCGTGGTGCTCACCTCGGCGACGTCGTCAGCCAACTCCGGCATCTATTCGACCTCCCGGATGGTCTACGGCCTGGCCACCGAAGGTGACGCACCCACCCTGTTCGGCCGGCTCACCTCCCGGCGCGTGCCCGCCAACGCGTTGTTCCTGTCGGGGGTGTTCCTGCTGACCGGCGTGGTCATGGTTGCTGCCGGCGACTCGATCGTCGCGGCGTTCACCTTGGTCACCACCATCTCGTCGCTGTGCTTCATCTTCGTCTGGACGATCATCCTGGTCAGCTACCTCGTGTACCGCAAACGCCGGCCGGAACTGCACGAGGCGTCGAAGTTCAAGATGCCCGGCGGTGTCGTGATGTGTTACGTCGTCCTGGCCTTCTTCGCCTTCCTGCTGTGGGCGTTCACCCAGAAGGCAGACACCCTGCAGGCCGAACTGGTGACGCCGGCGTGGTTCCTGGTTCTGGGTATCGCCTGGTTGGTGCTGCGGCGTCGCCCCGGACATCTGGCCCGCGAAGCCGCCTTCCACGCCGATCTCGAGTCGAAGGATTCTGACTGA
- the lon gene encoding endopeptidase La gives MPEPIAVPVLFLSEPIVLPGMVVPVELDDAARTAVDAAQASESGKLLIAPRLDDRYPTHGVIASIVQVGRMPGGAEAAVVRGERRAHIGSGTTGPGAALWVEVEEAADTADSTTEETKALAAEYKKLLLAMLQRREAWQIVDVVNKITDPSALADTAGYASYLTDVQRRQLLETEDTATRLSNLIQWTGEHLAEVEVNDKIADDVRAGMDKQQKEFLLRQQLAAIRKELGEGEPEGSDDYRARVEAADLPDKVREAALREVGKLERSSDQSPEAGWIRTWLDTVLDLPWNVRTEDSTDLKGAREILDADHHGLDDVKDRIVEYLAVRARRAQRGMAVVGGRGSGAVMVLAGPPGVGKTSLGESVARALGRKFVRVALGGVRDEAEIRGHRRTYVGALPGRVVRAIGEAGSMNPVVLLDEIDKVGSDYRGDPAAALLEVLDPAQNHTFRDHYLDLDLDLSDVVFLATANVIENIPSALLDRMELVQIDGYTEDDKVAIARDFLLPRQAERAALTDSEVAVTDAALRKIAADYTREPGVRQFERLLAKALRKVTTKLAGAGAPITIDEPDLVEYLGRPRFTPESDERTAVPGVATGLAVTGLGGDVLYIEANGNDGEPSLKLTGQLGDVMKESAQIALSYVRAHAEQLGVDPLALDRQIHVHVPAGAVPKDGPSAGVTMVTALVSMATGRQVRGDVGMTGEVTLNGRVLPIGGVKQKLLAAQRAGLRTVFIPARNEPDLDDVPTEVLAVLDVRPMTDVADILVAALEPAREAATAAA, from the coding sequence ATGCCTGAACCAATCGCAGTGCCCGTCCTGTTCTTGAGCGAGCCGATCGTGCTGCCCGGAATGGTGGTGCCCGTCGAACTCGACGATGCCGCCCGCACGGCGGTCGATGCCGCTCAGGCCAGCGAATCCGGCAAGCTGCTGATCGCGCCTCGCCTGGACGATCGCTATCCCACCCACGGGGTGATCGCATCGATCGTGCAAGTCGGGCGCATGCCCGGCGGCGCGGAAGCCGCCGTCGTCCGGGGTGAACGCCGCGCGCACATCGGTTCCGGAACCACCGGACCGGGCGCGGCCCTGTGGGTCGAGGTGGAAGAAGCCGCCGACACCGCAGATTCCACGACCGAGGAAACCAAGGCCCTGGCAGCCGAATACAAAAAGCTGCTGCTGGCCATGCTGCAGCGGCGCGAAGCCTGGCAGATCGTCGACGTGGTCAACAAGATCACCGACCCGTCCGCCCTGGCCGACACAGCCGGCTACGCCTCGTACCTGACCGACGTGCAGAGGCGTCAGCTCCTGGAGACCGAGGACACAGCGACGCGCCTGAGCAACCTCATCCAGTGGACCGGCGAGCACCTGGCCGAGGTCGAGGTCAACGACAAGATCGCCGATGACGTCCGAGCCGGGATGGACAAGCAGCAGAAGGAATTCCTGCTGCGCCAGCAACTGGCCGCCATCCGCAAGGAACTCGGCGAGGGCGAACCGGAGGGGTCCGATGATTACCGGGCGCGGGTCGAGGCCGCCGACTTGCCGGACAAGGTCCGCGAAGCCGCCCTGCGTGAGGTCGGCAAGCTGGAACGCTCCAGCGACCAGAGCCCCGAAGCCGGCTGGATCCGGACCTGGCTGGACACCGTGCTCGACCTGCCGTGGAACGTGCGGACCGAGGACTCGACCGACCTCAAGGGCGCTCGCGAAATTCTGGACGCCGACCACCACGGACTGGACGACGTCAAGGACCGCATCGTCGAATACCTGGCCGTCCGGGCCCGCCGCGCCCAGCGCGGCATGGCCGTCGTGGGCGGTCGCGGTTCGGGTGCCGTGATGGTGTTGGCCGGTCCGCCCGGGGTCGGCAAGACCTCGCTGGGCGAGTCCGTGGCCCGCGCATTGGGTCGCAAGTTCGTGCGCGTCGCCCTGGGCGGTGTGCGTGACGAGGCCGAGATCCGTGGCCACCGGCGTACCTACGTCGGCGCACTGCCGGGTCGCGTCGTGCGGGCCATCGGCGAAGCAGGTTCGATGAATCCCGTTGTGCTGCTGGACGAGATCGACAAGGTGGGCTCGGACTACCGGGGCGATCCGGCGGCCGCACTGCTGGAGGTGCTGGATCCCGCGCAGAACCACACGTTCCGCGACCATTACCTGGATCTCGACCTGGACCTGTCCGACGTGGTGTTCCTGGCGACGGCCAACGTCATCGAGAACATCCCGTCCGCTCTGCTGGACCGGATGGAACTGGTGCAGATCGACGGTTACACCGAGGACGACAAGGTCGCCATCGCCCGGGACTTCCTGCTGCCCCGGCAGGCCGAGCGTGCGGCGCTGACCGATTCCGAGGTGGCGGTGACGGACGCGGCGTTGCGCAAGATCGCTGCGGACTACACCCGCGAGCCAGGCGTTCGGCAGTTCGAGCGGTTGCTGGCCAAGGCGCTGCGCAAGGTCACGACGAAGCTGGCCGGTGCCGGTGCACCGATCACGATCGACGAGCCCGATCTCGTCGAGTACCTGGGTCGTCCACGGTTCACCCCCGAGTCCGACGAGCGCACCGCGGTGCCGGGTGTGGCGACCGGCCTGGCCGTCACGGGCCTGGGCGGCGATGTGCTCTACATCGAGGCCAACGGGAACGACGGCGAACCGAGCCTGAAGCTGACGGGTCAGCTGGGCGACGTCATGAAGGAATCGGCGCAGATCGCGCTGTCCTACGTGCGGGCCCACGCCGAGCAGTTGGGCGTCGACCCGTTGGCACTGGACCGCCAGATCCACGTGCACGTCCCCGCGGGTGCGGTTCCGAAGGACGGTCCTTCGGCCGGCGTCACCATGGTGACCGCACTGGTGTCCATGGCCACCGGTCGACAGGTGCGCGGCGATGTCGGTATGACCGGTGAGGTCACGCTGAACGGCCGGGTACTGCCGATCGGCGGCGTCAAGCAGAAGCTGCTGGCGGCGCAACGTGCGGGCCTGAGGACGGTGTTCATCCCGGCGCGCAACGAACCCGATCTGGACGACGTGCCCACTGAAGTGCTGGCGGTGCTCGACGTTCGGCCCATGACCGACGTGGCCGACATCCTCGTGGCGGCGCTGGAGCCGGCCCGAGAGGCGGCGACGGCCGCCGCGTAA
- a CDS encoding NADP-dependent oxidoreductase, translating into MSKAVQFDEYGEIDVLQVRDVPRPVPAAGEVLVEVRAAGINPGEAMIRRGALHDRFPATFPSGQGSDLAGVVAELGPGVSGFDVGDEVLGFTDERASHAEYVTAPAAQLALKPPALPWEVAGSLYVVGATAYAAVRAVRLQPGDTVAIAGAAGGVGAIAVQLARRAGATVLGVAGSANDEWLTAHGAIPVNYGDDLAARLRAASPSGRVDAFLDFFGGGYVKLAVDELGVAPERVDTIIDFPAIEEFGVQGAGNAEGADIAIITELAELAANGELDVPIAGVFALDDVRAAYTALEKRHTRGKLVLRP; encoded by the coding sequence ATGAGCAAGGCAGTGCAATTCGATGAATACGGCGAGATCGACGTCCTGCAGGTCCGTGACGTGCCGCGGCCGGTTCCGGCCGCAGGCGAGGTACTCGTGGAAGTGCGTGCCGCGGGCATCAACCCCGGCGAGGCGATGATCCGTCGTGGCGCGCTGCACGACCGGTTCCCCGCCACCTTTCCCTCAGGGCAGGGCAGCGACCTCGCGGGCGTGGTGGCTGAGCTCGGACCGGGAGTGAGTGGGTTCGACGTCGGTGACGAGGTGCTCGGATTCACCGACGAGCGCGCCAGCCATGCCGAATACGTGACCGCGCCCGCTGCCCAGCTGGCCCTCAAACCGCCCGCCTTGCCGTGGGAGGTCGCCGGATCGCTGTATGTGGTGGGTGCCACCGCCTACGCGGCGGTGCGCGCCGTGCGGCTACAACCCGGGGACACCGTGGCGATCGCGGGGGCTGCCGGTGGTGTCGGCGCCATCGCGGTGCAGCTTGCCAGGCGCGCCGGTGCCACCGTTCTCGGTGTCGCCGGATCCGCGAACGATGAGTGGCTGACAGCGCACGGCGCCATACCGGTCAATTACGGCGACGATCTGGCCGCCCGGCTCCGCGCAGCATCCCCGTCGGGTCGCGTCGACGCCTTCCTCGATTTCTTCGGCGGCGGCTACGTGAAGCTGGCCGTCGACGAGTTGGGCGTCGCTCCCGAACGCGTCGACACCATCATCGATTTCCCGGCCATCGAGGAATTCGGTGTGCAGGGTGCCGGCAATGCCGAGGGGGCGGACATCGCGATCATCACAGAGTTGGCGGAGCTCGCGGCCAACGGGGAACTTGACGTGCCAATTGCCGGAGTGTTCGCCCTCGACGATGTCCGGGCGGCGTACACCGCGCTGGAAAAGCGCCACACCAGAGGGAAATTGGTGCTGCGACCGTGA
- a CDS encoding molybdopterin-dependent oxidoreductase has translation MAQSSSSSSSSPNARMLGGIAAAAVSLGIAQLLSIPFGAPADPRNAVGSAIVDLTPGPVKEWVIQALGSLDKLFLAVVVLVVIATTAALAATYETRHRPTGSAIFVAAGLIACAAVLSRPGATTLDVVPTVVGTACGVAVLRLFVQRLWTTPDDDAERVDTTRRMWLTTAGLLGFGAATGLLGVVVGRVTSSVAAERDTSVIPRPRVPAPPIPSEAQPKNVALPSFITDGADFYRVDTALSVPQLSRDTWRLRIHGMVGREITYSFDDLAQFEAVEKVVTLTCVSNPVGGDLISNGLWTGYRLTDLLRAAAVDPGADMLLSTSVDGFTVGTPVDALNDGRDAMLAIGLNGQPLPVEHGYPARLVVAGLYGYVSATKWVTDLELTRFDRAEAYWTRQGWAARGPIKTESRIDVPKRGQRVAAGPTTFGGVAWAQNRGVRGVEVRIDDGPWQPAQLGAAYSDQTWRLWSLPWQAAGPGNHTIAVRATDNTGAVQTSDEAPTVPDGATGWHSVNFTVA, from the coding sequence ATGGCTCAGTCCTCGTCCTCGTCGAGTTCTTCGCCGAACGCACGGATGCTCGGCGGGATTGCTGCCGCCGCGGTCTCTCTCGGCATCGCTCAACTCCTCAGCATTCCGTTTGGGGCACCGGCCGATCCGCGCAACGCTGTCGGATCGGCGATCGTGGACCTGACACCAGGTCCGGTCAAGGAATGGGTGATTCAAGCCCTGGGCAGCCTGGACAAGCTGTTCCTCGCCGTCGTCGTGCTGGTGGTGATCGCCACCACCGCCGCCCTCGCCGCGACATATGAAACCCGGCACCGCCCGACCGGCAGCGCGATCTTCGTCGCCGCCGGACTGATCGCTTGCGCGGCCGTGCTCTCGCGGCCCGGCGCAACAACGCTCGACGTCGTTCCCACGGTGGTGGGCACCGCATGTGGGGTGGCAGTACTGCGCCTGTTCGTACAGCGTCTCTGGACCACCCCGGATGACGATGCCGAGCGGGTCGACACCACCAGGCGGATGTGGTTGACCACCGCCGGCCTGCTCGGTTTCGGGGCGGCAACCGGACTTCTCGGTGTCGTTGTCGGCCGGGTGACCAGTTCGGTCGCGGCGGAACGCGACACGTCCGTGATACCTCGACCGCGCGTGCCGGCTCCCCCGATACCGTCCGAAGCCCAGCCGAAAAACGTTGCGTTGCCGAGTTTCATCACCGACGGCGCTGACTTCTACCGGGTGGACACCGCGCTCAGCGTTCCGCAGCTGAGTCGTGACACCTGGCGGCTGCGCATTCACGGCATGGTGGGCCGCGAGATCACCTACAGTTTCGACGATCTGGCCCAGTTCGAAGCCGTCGAGAAGGTCGTAACGCTGACCTGTGTATCGAATCCGGTTGGTGGCGACCTGATCTCGAATGGGTTGTGGACCGGGTATCGACTTACCGACCTGCTACGCGCGGCGGCCGTGGACCCGGGTGCGGACATGTTGTTGTCGACCTCAGTGGACGGATTCACCGTGGGCACCCCGGTCGACGCCCTCAACGATGGCCGCGACGCGATGCTGGCCATCGGCCTCAACGGGCAGCCGCTTCCCGTTGAGCACGGCTACCCGGCCAGGTTGGTGGTGGCCGGACTCTACGGCTACGTGTCGGCCACCAAGTGGGTCACCGACCTGGAATTGACCCGCTTCGACCGGGCCGAGGCGTACTGGACCAGACAGGGCTGGGCCGCGCGGGGCCCGATCAAGACCGAGTCGCGCATCGACGTACCGAAGCGAGGTCAGCGGGTGGCGGCGGGCCCGACCACGTTCGGTGGTGTGGCCTGGGCGCAGAATCGCGGCGTAAGGGGCGTCGAGGTCCGAATCGACGACGGCCCATGGCAACCCGCGCAGCTCGGCGCCGCTTATTCCGACCAGACGTGGCGGCTGTGGAGCTTGCCCTGGCAGGCGGCCGGCCCGGGCAACCACACCATCGCGGTGCGGGCCACCGACAACACCGGAGCGGTACAGACGTCAGACGAGGCCCCTACCGTGCCCGACGGCGCCACCGGTTGGCATTCGGTGAACTTCACCGTCGCCTGA
- a CDS encoding esterase family protein, with product MKFLNKIRGAWTRRLAAAAMAAATLPALIGFAGGSATAGAFSRPGLPVEYLDVFSPSMNRDIRVQFQGGGPHAVYLLDGLRAQDDFNGWDINTPAFEWYNDSGLSVVMPVGGQSSFYTDWYQPSKGNGQDYTYKWETFLTSELPTWLAANRGVSQTGNAVVGISMAGSAALTYAIHHPQQFIYAGTLSGFLNPSEGWWPMLIGLAMNDAGGYNAESMWGPSTDPAWKRNDPMVNINQLVANNTRIWIYCGTGTPSDLDTGTNGGNLMAAQFLEGLTLRTNVTFRDNYIAAGGTNGVFNFPANGTHAWGYWGQQLQQMKPDIQRVLGAQATT from the coding sequence ATGAAGTTCCTCAACAAGATTCGCGGAGCGTGGACGCGCCGACTGGCAGCTGCGGCAATGGCAGCCGCTACCCTGCCCGCGCTGATCGGTTTCGCAGGAGGTTCGGCGACCGCTGGCGCATTCTCCCGGCCTGGTCTGCCGGTCGAATACCTCGACGTGTTCTCGCCGTCGATGAACCGTGACATCCGCGTCCAGTTCCAGGGCGGCGGACCGCACGCGGTCTACCTGCTTGACGGCCTGCGCGCCCAGGACGACTTCAACGGCTGGGATATCAACACCCCCGCTTTCGAGTGGTACAACGATTCCGGCCTGTCGGTGGTCATGCCGGTCGGCGGACAGTCCAGCTTCTACACCGACTGGTACCAGCCGTCGAAGGGCAACGGTCAGGACTACACCTACAAGTGGGAGACTTTCCTGACGAGCGAACTGCCGACCTGGCTGGCGGCCAACCGCGGCGTGTCGCAGACCGGCAACGCCGTCGTCGGAATCTCGATGGCGGGCAGCGCGGCGCTGACCTACGCGATCCATCACCCGCAGCAGTTCATCTATGCCGGAACGCTTTCGGGCTTCCTGAACCCGTCCGAGGGCTGGTGGCCGATGCTGATCGGTCTGGCGATGAACGACGCCGGCGGATACAACGCCGAGAGCATGTGGGGCCCGTCGACCGACCCGGCCTGGAAGCGCAATGACCCGATGGTCAACATCAACCAGTTGGTCGCCAACAACACCCGCATCTGGATCTACTGCGGCACCGGTACCCCGTCGGACCTCGACACCGGGACCAACGGCGGCAACCTGATGGCGGCCCAGTTCCTCGAAGGGCTGACGCTGCGCACCAACGTCACCTTCCGCGACAACTACATCGCCGCCGGCGGCACCAACGGGGTGTTCAACTTCCCGGCGAACGGCACCCACGCCTGGGGCTACTGGGGACAGCAGTTGCAGCAGATGAAGCCCGACATCCAGCGGGTGCTCGGCGCACAAGCCACCACCTAG
- a CDS encoding DUF1810 family protein, with the protein MELGAETGVAGVVGLGRTSTADHYGIGSLQEAGAYLAHDVLGPRLWECVRLVAQVDGRSAEQILGWPDCLKVRSSMTLFAAAAYPSERADFQTVLDKFYDGLGDPLTLEILSAAE; encoded by the coding sequence TTGGAACTCGGCGCCGAGACCGGAGTTGCCGGTGTGGTGGGCCTCGGTCGTACCTCGACGGCCGACCATTACGGCATCGGGTCCTTGCAGGAGGCCGGCGCCTACCTGGCCCACGACGTTCTGGGGCCACGGCTGTGGGAGTGTGTTCGGCTGGTTGCGCAGGTCGACGGGCGGTCGGCCGAGCAGATCCTCGGCTGGCCGGACTGCCTCAAGGTCCGCTCGTCCATGACGCTGTTCGCCGCGGCCGCCTACCCCTCCGAGCGAGCCGACTTCCAGACTGTGCTGGACAAGTTCTATGACGGTCTCGGGGATCCGCTGACCCTCGAAATACTCAGTGCGGCTGAATGA
- a CDS encoding alpha-amylase family glycosyl hydrolase gives MPEPAWIAHAIWWQVYPLGFVGAFPADQAPSADEHRLRRIVGWLDHAVQLGASGIALGPIFASRTHGYDTTDHFRIDPRLGDENDFDHLVAEARQRGLRILLDGVFNHVGTDFDRYRQVVDGGPDHPASRWFRRSGNASRFDTFEGHGELIALNHDEPEVVDYTGTVLRHWLSRGADGWRLDAAYAVPDRFWAQVLPSVRREFPDAWFVGEVIHGDYSATVRAATFDSATQYELWKAIWSSLNDGNFHELDWALKRHNDFLGTFVPLTFVGNHDVTRIASQLQNAAHLEHALVLLLTTGGTPSIYAGDESGYRGIKEERRGGDDAVRPEFTTAPDDSDALRLHRHLIGLRRRHPWLHTARTAPLLLTNTGYVYRTGAGAESLIVALNIDDAPLPLSLPDLGVPSGRVIAGSGAPPQDDINHTEIPPHGWLIIQPH, from the coding sequence GTGCCTGAGCCGGCGTGGATCGCGCATGCCATCTGGTGGCAGGTCTATCCACTGGGCTTTGTCGGTGCGTTTCCTGCGGACCAGGCGCCGTCAGCCGACGAACATCGGCTGCGCCGGATCGTCGGATGGCTGGATCACGCTGTACAACTGGGCGCGTCCGGCATCGCGCTCGGGCCGATCTTCGCGTCACGAACCCACGGCTACGACACCACCGACCACTTCCGCATCGACCCCCGCCTGGGTGACGAAAACGACTTCGATCACCTGGTGGCCGAGGCCCGACAGCGCGGGCTGCGCATCCTGCTCGACGGGGTGTTCAACCATGTGGGCACCGACTTCGACCGGTACCGACAGGTCGTCGACGGTGGCCCCGATCATCCTGCGTCCCGCTGGTTTCGGCGCAGCGGCAACGCCTCTCGGTTCGACACATTCGAAGGGCACGGTGAGCTGATCGCGCTCAACCACGATGAGCCCGAGGTGGTGGACTACACCGGCACCGTGCTGCGGCACTGGTTGAGCCGCGGCGCGGACGGTTGGCGACTCGACGCCGCCTACGCGGTGCCCGACCGTTTCTGGGCGCAGGTGTTGCCGTCGGTGCGCCGAGAGTTCCCCGACGCCTGGTTCGTCGGGGAGGTCATCCACGGCGACTATTCCGCGACGGTCCGCGCCGCCACTTTCGACTCGGCGACCCAGTACGAGTTGTGGAAGGCGATCTGGAGCAGCCTCAACGACGGCAACTTCCACGAACTGGACTGGGCGCTGAAGCGGCACAACGACTTTCTCGGCACGTTCGTACCGCTGACCTTCGTGGGCAACCATGACGTGACCCGGATCGCCAGTCAGTTGCAGAATGCCGCGCACCTCGAGCACGCGCTGGTACTGCTGCTGACGACGGGCGGAACCCCGAGCATCTACGCCGGCGACGAGTCGGGCTACCGCGGGATCAAGGAGGAGCGCCGCGGTGGCGACGATGCCGTGCGGCCGGAATTCACCACTGCACCAGATGATTCGGATGCACTGCGACTGCACCGGCACCTGATCGGATTACGCCGGCGCCATCCGTGGCTGCACACGGCGCGGACTGCGCCCCTACTGCTGACCAACACCGGCTACGTATACCGGACCGGCGCCGGCGCCGAGTCCCTGATCGTCGCACTCAACATCGACGACGCACCGCTGCCCTTGTCGCTACCGGACCTCGGGGTGCCGTCGGGCCGGGTGATCGCGGGTTCGGGCGCCCCACCGCAGGACGACATCAACCACACCGAGATTCCTCCGCACGGATGGCTGATCATTCAGCCGCACTGA
- a CDS encoding nucleoside deaminase, with amino-acid sequence MAISENDLGRLRRCVELAREALDDGDEPFGSILVDHTGTTVFADRNRVKDGDATQHPEFAIARWAVEHLSPQDRAHATVYTSGEHCPMCSAAHAWVGLGRIVYATSSEQLVGWLSEWGVPAAPVAALPITTVAPGLEVDGPATELAETMKDLYAAKFRA; translated from the coding sequence GTGGCTATCAGCGAGAACGACCTCGGTCGGTTGCGCAGATGTGTCGAGTTGGCCCGCGAAGCGCTGGACGACGGTGACGAGCCCTTCGGATCGATCCTCGTCGATCACACCGGAACCACGGTGTTCGCCGACCGCAACAGGGTCAAGGACGGCGATGCCACCCAGCATCCAGAATTCGCCATCGCCCGTTGGGCCGTCGAGCACCTGAGCCCCCAGGATCGCGCCCACGCCACGGTGTACACCTCCGGTGAGCACTGCCCGATGTGCTCTGCCGCGCACGCCTGGGTCGGGCTGGGCCGGATCGTCTACGCCACCTCGTCGGAGCAGCTGGTGGGCTGGCTGTCCGAATGGGGTGTGCCGGCCGCTCCGGTCGCCGCACTGCCGATCACCACCGTGGCGCCCGGCCTCGAGGTGGACGGGCCGGCGACCGAACTGGCCGAGACCATGAAAGACCTGTACGCGGCGAAGTTTCGTGCCTGA
- a CDS encoding PaaI family thioesterase — MPGYTHVEGLSSADVQRLRSVWAPLAGSVRALIDASIRSEVDAEEVAAVRAQIDDATARLRAKQIDGPFGVRFTSDGDRMPWGNPAIGIRNPIAPPLVMVKDPDGGVRTDFHLGAPYEGPPGHVHGGMVAMVLDHVLGEVAASDSDRPRFTGTLTIRYLRATPLGDLHAEGQITRTDGIKAFASGHVSDAQGITAEAEGVFILPKWARG, encoded by the coding sequence ATGCCGGGTTACACCCATGTGGAGGGTCTCAGTTCCGCGGACGTGCAGCGTCTGCGGTCGGTGTGGGCGCCGCTGGCAGGTTCGGTGCGCGCGCTCATCGATGCCTCCATCCGTTCGGAGGTGGACGCCGAGGAGGTCGCGGCAGTACGGGCCCAGATCGACGACGCGACCGCGCGGTTGCGGGCCAAACAGATCGACGGCCCGTTCGGCGTGCGCTTCACGTCCGACGGTGACCGGATGCCGTGGGGCAACCCGGCAATCGGCATCCGCAATCCGATCGCACCGCCCCTGGTGATGGTGAAGGACCCCGACGGCGGGGTGCGAACCGATTTTCACCTGGGCGCGCCCTACGAGGGGCCGCCCGGGCACGTCCATGGCGGCATGGTCGCGATGGTGCTCGATCACGTGCTGGGGGAGGTGGCTGCCAGCGATTCGGATCGCCCGCGGTTCACCGGCACCCTGACCATCCGTTATCTGCGGGCCACCCCGCTGGGCGATCTGCACGCCGAGGGGCAGATCACCCGCACGGACGGGATCAAAGCCTTTGCCTCCGGCCATGTTTCCGACGCCCAAGGAATTACCGCCGAGGCCGAAGGGGTGTTCATCCTGCCGAAATGGGCGCGGGGCTAG